The following proteins are encoded in a genomic region of Sebastes fasciatus isolate fSebFas1 chromosome 12, fSebFas1.pri, whole genome shotgun sequence:
- the tspan13a gene encoding tetraspanin-13a, whose protein sequence is MKQRYNRFIVKRTEMRAAMGCGGFICTKNALSALNILYVLVSLLLIGVAAWGKWFDLVSSIRVVAGVIGVGIFLFLVAFVGLCGAVKHNQVLLFFYMIILFAVFVVQFSVSCACLAVNKDQQNHLLEVGWNKSEATQQDVEKTLNCCGFSSVPYNGSCAASCFHSNPPLTCDTCSSIIEEFAGEVLRFVGGIGLFFSFTEILGVWLAHRYRNLKDPQSNPQAFL, encoded by the exons ATGAAGCAGAGATATAATAGATTCATTGTTAAAAGGACTGAAATGAGAGCAGCGATGGGTTGTGGAGGATTCATCTGCACTAAGAACGCACTCAGCGCTCTCAACATCCTCTATGTG CTGGTGAGTCTGCTGCTGATCGGAGTGGCAGCCTGGGGGAAGTGGTTCGACCTGGTCTCCAGCATCAGGGTGGTGGCGGGGGTCATCGGCGTGGGAATCTTCCTGTTCCTGGTTGCCTTTGTGGGGCTTTGCGGCGCCGTGAAGCACAACCAGGTCCTGCTCTTCTTC TACATGATAATCCTGTTTGCAGTGTTTGTCGTGCAGTTTTCTGTGTCCTGTGCTTGTCTGGCCGTGAATAAAGACCAACAG AACCATCTGCTGGAGGTTGGATGGAACAAATCCGAGGCCACTCAACAGGACGTAGAGAAAACACTCAACTGTTGTGGCTTCTCTTCTGTTCCTTACAACGGCTCATGTGCTGCT AGTTGCTTTCACAGCAACCCTCCGTTGACTTGTGACACATGCTCGAGCATTATCGAGGAGTTTGCGGGAGAGGTGCTACGGTTCGTCGGTGGTATCGGACTCTTCTTCAGCTTTACGGAG ATCCTTGGAGTTTGGCTCGCCCACAGATACAGAAATCTCAAAGACCCTCAATCAAATCCTCAAGCCTTTCTATAA
- the LOC141778487 gene encoding C-type lectin domain family 12 member B-like produces MEEEINYSTVVFKDKAREAKKEDSTIYAAVKPKGAATTVPNGEAAGCSHYRVLACVGVGILCVLLVAGIGSIIYLDMELNEQRASHDDIKAENEKLIVEKSLLEGETRNLSIVAENLSIVAENLNRTLEFILTFDTFPVNEYCPEKKCQPCPKEWILFKEKCYLFYEEDAPWKTRENSRRFCQSKKADLVVIDNLQEQEFISNHTKYYHDRFHGYWIGLEKIKDKYWVWVDGRNDTLGYWINNGAGPYALFIPRRTLTASWGSADHKFENKFICENDPLIWSI; encoded by the exons ATGGAGGAAGAAATCAATTATTCTACGGTGGTTTTTAAAGATAAAGCTCGAGAAG CGAAAAAAGAGGACTCTACAATTTACGCTGCAGTCAAACCTAAAGGAGCTGCTACTACTGTACCGA ATGGTGAAGCAGCTGGATGCTCTCACTATCGTGTGTTGGCGTGCGTTGGCGTGGGGAtactctgtgtcctcctggtGGCGGGCATCGGTTCCATCATCTACT TGGACATGGAATTGAACGAACAGCGAGCAAGCCACGACGACATCAAAGCAGAAAATGAGAAGCTGATCGTGGAGAAGAGCCTCTTAGAGGGAGAGACGAGGAATTTGAGCATAGTCGCAGAGAATTTGAGCATAGTCGCAGAGAATCTCAACAGGACGCTGGAATTCATCCTGACATTTGACACCTTTCCAGTAAATGAATACTGCCCAGAAAAAA AGTGTCAGCCGTGTCCGAAAGAGTGGATTCTGTTCAAGGAAAAGTGCTACCTGTTTTACGAAGAAGATGCTCCTTGGAAGACACGGGAAAATAGCCGAAGGTTTTGCCAGTCGAAAAAAGCAGATCTAGTTGTCATTGACAATCTGCAAGAACAG GAATTCATCAGTAATCACACAAAGTACTACCACGACAGGTTTCATGGATATTGGATTGGGTTAGAGAAAATCAAAGACAAATACTGGGTCTGGGTTGATGGACGTAATGACACTCTAGG GTACTGGATCAATAACGGCGCTGGCCCATATGCACTGTTCATCCCTAGGAGGACTCTCACAGCCAGCTGGGGTTCAGCGGATCATAAATTTGAAAACAAATTCATCTGTGAGAATGACCCTCTCATATGGTCTATTTAG
- the LOC141778477 gene encoding low affinity immunoglobulin epsilon Fc receptor-like, protein MEEEVNYVTVAFKTKDISTYEKQNDLEIIYDDVKAWETNPAIPENEKKAPLCTLLRLVAAGLGIICVILVFVIIAVSVHFNTVMSEQHRENINLTAQNLQLWTEKTDMERQTEELTRQRDGLNWTVGVILEYENFPVNTHCPQKVCTPCLDGWVLFQSNCYLFWTSDYYSYWRTWQGSRAQCRDMKADLVVIESQEEQEFINNHTKDYSDDNHGYWIGLSKTDTWTWVDGSNVTLTYWKTQQPGYRRSCALSQPRADPLANWHKASCDMKNRWICETRALIKPD, encoded by the exons ATGGAGGAAGAAGTGAATTACGTGACAGTGGCTTTCAAGACTAAAGATATTTCTACATATG AGAAACAAAACGACCTGGAAATAATCTATGATGATGTGAAGGCATGGGAAACAAATCCTGCCATACCAG aaaatgaaaagaaagctCCACTGTGTACTCTGCTTCGTCTGGTGGCAGCAGGTTTGGGGATTATTTGTGTCATCTTGGTGTTCGTCATCATCGCAGTCAGTGTCCACT TCAACACGGTCATGTCAGAGCAGCACAGAGAAAACATCAACTTAACAGCACAGAATCTGCAGCTGTGGACAGAAAAGACCGacatggagagacagacagaagagctcaccagacagagagacggactcAACTGGACCGTCGGAGTCATCCTGGAATACGAGAACTTCCCAGTGAATACACACTGCCCACAGAAAG TGTGTACACCTTGCCTGGACGGCTGGGTGCTGTTCCAGTCAAACTGTTACCTGTTTTGGACATCTGATTACTATTCTTATTGGAGGACTTGGCAGGGAAGCCGCGCTCAATGCCGTGACATGAAAGCAGATCTGGTGGTGATTGAAAGCCAGGAGGAACAG GAATTCATCAATAACCACACGAAAGACTACTCTGATGACAATCACGGCTATTGGATCGGCTTGAGCAAGACGGACACGTGGACGTGGGTAGATGGAAGCAACGTCACTCTGAC GTACTGGAAAACACAACAACCTGGCTACAGAAGGTCTTGTGCTCTAAGTCAGCCACGAGCAGATCCTCTGGCCAACTGGCATAAGGCGAGCTGTGACATGAAGAACCGCTGGATCTGTGAAACAAGAGCTTTGATCAAACCGGATTAG